A single Henriciella sp. AS95 DNA region contains:
- a CDS encoding helix-turn-helix transcriptional regulator, producing the protein MRHSQVWRGIDLLAEQNGLSASGLARQAGLDPTSFNPSKRESKDGRPRWPSTESISRALEAVGAGMDDFAALVEGYRGATAPLIGFAQAGADGFFDDSGFPAGGGWDEVRFPGLGDEPVYALEISGDSMEPAYREGDRIIVAPGAQLRKGDRVVAKTVNGEVMAKVLGRQTEKQVELMSLNPDHPTRQFKPVDILWMARILWVSQ; encoded by the coding sequence ATGCGACATTCACAGGTCTGGCGCGGCATTGACCTGCTTGCCGAACAGAATGGCCTCAGCGCCTCGGGACTAGCCAGACAGGCCGGTCTCGACCCGACAAGCTTCAACCCCTCCAAGCGTGAGAGCAAGGATGGCCGCCCACGCTGGCCATCGACGGAGAGCATTTCGCGGGCGCTGGAAGCCGTTGGCGCCGGCATGGATGATTTCGCCGCCCTCGTCGAAGGGTATCGCGGCGCAACAGCCCCTCTGATCGGTTTTGCACAGGCTGGCGCAGATGGGTTTTTCGACGATAGCGGCTTTCCGGCCGGAGGCGGCTGGGACGAAGTGCGCTTTCCGGGTCTGGGCGATGAGCCAGTCTATGCCCTGGAGATTTCCGGCGACAGTATGGAGCCGGCCTATCGCGAAGGAGACCGGATCATCGTCGCGCCAGGCGCCCAGCTGCGCAAAGGCGATCGGGTTGTTGCAAAGACCGTCAATGGTGAAGTCATGGCCAAGGTGCTGGGCCGTCAGACCGAGAAGCAGGTGGAGCTGATGTCGCTCAACCCGGATCACCCGACTCGCCAGTTCAAACCTGTTGATATTCTTTGGATGGCCCGCATTTTATGGGTCAGCCAATAG
- a CDS encoding DUF952 domain-containing protein, producing the protein MPGMLIETYVYKILSAADHARAKELGHTDTDLDARDGYVHLSSRDQVAETLALHYGGEEGVHLYEYVLERFSGDVRWEESRGGELFPHLYGTLRLSAANRHWALETDSAGNPVLPGELR; encoded by the coding sequence ATGCCGGGCATGCTTATTGAGACCTATGTCTACAAGATCCTCAGTGCCGCCGATCATGCGCGGGCGAAGGAGCTCGGCCATACCGATACCGATCTCGATGCCCGCGATGGCTATGTGCACCTCTCATCCAGGGACCAGGTCGCTGAAACCCTGGCGCTCCACTATGGCGGAGAGGAGGGCGTGCACCTCTACGAATATGTTCTTGAGCGCTTCAGCGGTGATGTCCGTTGGGAGGAGTCGCGCGGTGGCGAGCTTTTCCCGCACCTTTACGGAACGCTGCGTCTCTCAGCGGCGAACCGGCATTGGGCGCTCGAGACTGATTCCGCCGGAAACCCGGTCCTGCCAGGAGAGCTTCGCTGA